The Oncorhynchus mykiss isolate Arlee chromosome 27, USDA_OmykA_1.1, whole genome shotgun sequence sequence TTCCCCGTCTTCCTGCTGACAGACTTCCTGAGGTACAAGCCGGTGATCGTGGTCCAGGGCCTCTTCCTGGTCACCAACTATGTCCTGCTCTGCTTCGCCCCCGGCCTGACCGCCATGACCTTCCTGCAGTTCAACTATGCCGTGGTGACCTCCACGGAGGTGGCCTACTTCTCCTACATCTACAGTGTGATCCCTCCGGAGAGGTACCAGCGGGCCACCGGCTACCTCCGCAGTGCCATGCTGACAGGCTCCACCCTAGGGGCCACCATAGGCCAGATGCTGGTCTCCCTGGCAGGGCTGGACTACTTCTACCTCAATGCTATCTCCCTGGGGATTCTCAGCATTGCGTTCCTCATCTCCATCTGGCTACCCATGCCCCAGCAGGGGATGTTCTTCAGGGGGGAGAAGGCTGCCCTGGGCCTGAGAACCAAGGGCCAGGTGGAGGAGGAAGCGAGTGCAGTGGAGGAGGTCCAGGATGCAGAAGAGGCCGTAGAGGATGGTGCTGGGTCGGGTAGGACCCAGGGTGCTGGGAGTAGTACTGGCTGGTGTAGCCTGCATAATGTGGTCTATGCTGGCAGGCTGCTCTGGAGCAGCTTCAGAGAGTCCTACTCCTCTAGGAAGCTGGTCTACTGGTCTCTGTGGTGGGCTCTAGCCACAGCTGGCTACGGCCAGGTGTTCAACTACATCCAGCTGATGTGGGACCACATAGAGCCTTCCAGCACCTCCTCTGTCTACAATGGAGGGGTCGAGGCCATCTGCGCAGTAGTAGGTAAGACAATCtcagaactgtgtgtgtgcgtgtgtgtgtgtgtgtgtgtgtgtgtgtgtgtgtgtgtgtgtgtgtgtgtgtgtgtgtgtgtgtgtgtgtgtgtgtgtgttcagtggagTAGCTGTGCCTTGGGGTTTTTCAGGTAAAATGTTGCAATGctaatatttattttattactcAATAAAAATATACTAATAAAATTCCAGAACGCAGCTGAATATTGGTCTCACAATTAAATGGGTAATGTGTTTCGATGGGCTTAAGGCAAAGTAGTTCCATGGTCATCTTCGCTTTGGTCCAAGTTGGGCTCTGCACGCAGAGAAGAGTAATTGCTTCAATTAAGGTGATAACTTGGGTAACGATTTCTCTGATTATTGCTGATAGCTCGGGTTTGAGAGATAGTGACGTATCGGAACAAGTCAATCTGACTCTCTCAGTAGATCAAGGGCCTCATTgtcaaaatcctgaagtatccctttaattaaATCAAACCCCTGTCCTCTATCCTATGTGTTCAGGGATAGAGACATTATACTGTCTTGATAAATTATGGTAGGAACACTTCTCCCCCTAGGAATACGATGAGGGTCCTGTTCCAATTCGAAGCATCCATCCTTGCTTGGGGTAATGACTGATCTGATATGACTGGATCgttctcttataatctccacccggcacagccagaagacgaGTAGCCACCcctagagcctggttcctctctaggtttcttcctaggttccggcctttttgggagtttttcccagccaccatgcttctacatctgcattgcttggtctttgggggtttgaggctgggtttatgtataagcactttgtaacaattgctgatgtaaaaagtgctTTGTAAacgcatttgattgattgattgattgattgatgaaagCCATGTACTGAATCCTATGCTTTAATCCAGCCAACAGCGTTGGATCAGTGATTGCttcaaggaagggaggaaggatgcAGTTTACAAGTATTTAAACAGTTTAAAAGTATTTACTCAGGATGTAAAAAGGAAATCATCCACTGTTATCCCATCCCTGTCCTATAGGTGCAGCCGCAGCCTTCTGTGTGGGTCATGTAAAGGTGACCTGGGATGTCTGGGGGGAGCTGTCACTGGGGGTGTTCTCTGCGGTGGGGGCAGGGGCAGTGTTTCTGATTGGGCTCACCAGCAACATTTGGGCAAGCTATGCTGGCTACGTCATCTTCAAGGCCTCCTACATGCTGCTGATTACCATCACTACGTAAGTGAATACTCTGTAGGCCATACTTCAATGAACTCTGCTATATTTATTTCATATACCTTCCATGCATGTCCCATAGACATTCATCAGAAATGCATAATGAAAATATTCAGTACATAGTGTTATCTGTTTTGTCATTCCAGATTCCAGATTGCATCCAACCTTTCCATGGCATGCTTTGCTCTAACGTTCGGAGTCAACACTTTTGTCGCCCTCTTGCTGCAGACCATTCTCACAGCCATCGTTGTTGATGAAACTGCACTGGGGTTAGACATTATCACACAGGTATGGTTGCACAATGCAGAGCTAGACAGGCCATTGTCCCATCCTTTAACTGATCACTGCACAAGTTATCAAAAGTGAAGAGAGGTTGACACCTGGTGGCaaattattactgcattgttactGTTCTTGGCCCCTCTAATAAAACCAAAGTTTAATTTCCCTTTCTCCAGTTCATCATCTATGGCAGCTACTATGCCGCAATATCTGTGCTTTTCCTGATCAGAGGGATGTACACAGCCTGTGCACACCACTGCCGCCCTAAACAGGCAATGGACCAGGAGCAGAAAGAAGATCCCAAAGTGGAGATGCCCTCCTCAGACCAGTTCTGTTCTGACCACAGGCAGTCGTCTATCAGAGACTGAGGGGGGCAAGGCGTCTTCAGGGGTTCACCCTAAAATGTAATGGCATGGTGTTACATACTTGTatttataataaaaataaaacaaaatgttgCGTACGCATTGTTTTGTCCCAACTTCTCTTTAAGTCATTCAAAAGAGAAGGGATTTCAATTGATAGTGCAAATTTAACATGGCCATGCTTATCTAATGTTTTAGTTATTGCATACATTTATTGAGCAGGTTGTTGATTGACAGACTGAGCTCAGTGATTACACAAACAAACCAAGGTGACTTCCGTATGGGGACTAGACTCCGGCTGGATTAAGGGTAGTGTGGGTCATGTAAAGGTGACCTGCAGACTAACCTGAGCAGGTAAAGCAATAAACCTGATTTTTGTATAAAGTATAAAAATGTGTGTGGGTGATAATAGTGGCTATCGCTGTTTGTGGATCTGTGAGGATGGAGGCTGTGAAGCGGTGGAGGGCAGGATAGGGCTAGCCCACCACTCTGCTGTGCATCTATGGGTTCTGCGGTACTGTGAAACCTCTTGTACCCTTCATCTACCCTTACCTGACTGGTCCAAACAAAAACCTGATGGTGGAACAGGTACAGTAGGCTTCAGGACAAACATTTCAATGCATTGTATTCATGCTCTTATACTATCTttaatataaccatgttattgaccACTGTATTACTTACCAGCCTGATAAAGAAAAGGTCAATCAAAGGAGAAAATGCTCACACTTGCCCACACATTTTTTGATGGCAGCAACTGAGGTCAGGAAGTAATCTGGACCAGGGTTTGAACTTGTGAACTTGTGGCTGTCAGCCCAACACCTTAGCCTTTACGGCAAGAGATCTGAACCTTTTGATGAGGTCGCGGCATCGCTCACTAGATGTTGGATTAAGGTCGctacaatcaatcaattaatttTCTATCTGAATGTTGCAACCTCCCAAACAGACAGCAGTGTTGCACTCTAACCCAGGTGACCAACGAGATCTACCCTGTGTGGACCTACTCCTACCTAGCTGTGATGGTGCCAGTCTTCCTGCTCACCGATTGGTAGCGCTACAAGCCCGTAGTGGTGTTTCAGTGCATCAACTTCTTCCTAACCTGGGCGATGATGCTATTGGTGCAGGTGGTGGCAGCCTTTAAGGCGATGCAGTTCTTCCATGGCGTGAAGTCGGCCTGTGAGGTGGCCTACTTCTCATACATCTACAGCATAGTGGACATGAAACACTACAGCAAGGCTACATCCTTCTGCCGTAGTGTACAGCTGCCAGGCTACACAGTGGGCTCTGTGCTGGGACAGCTGCTGGTCTGTTTCAGCCTCATGTCTTACAAGAATAACATCTTGGTACTTAATCTGGTGATGATCTCCATTGCCCTGGTGACTTCCCTCTTCCTGCCCATGCCACATAGAAGCATGTTCTTCCATCAGAGTCTAAGTGAACCACCACAGACCCCAGAAGGAGGGGACAGGTGTGCAGGTGATGTGTCCACTGAGGGGCCAGTGAGGGCTAGGAGCTGCAGCCAAGTTTTCCTGCTGCTGTTGGAGAGACTTTCTCCAGTGCTACTCCACCAGGGCACTGCTGTACTGGTCAGTGTGGTGGGTACTGGCTCCCTGTGGCTACAATGAGGCAATGTTGTGGGAGCACATACAGCCATCCCAGAAAGTTACAACCTACAACGGTGGGGTGGAAGCTGTGTCCTGCCGGTTTGGTGAGTATTGAAGCACCAACTATTGGAGTACACATGACAATTGGGTATTTGTAGATGTTTGTCTGGCATTAATAATCAATCATCATCAACAGTCAATCTGCAGTCACACTACTAATATGTACTTAATGGTAAGTTTATCACATCATGTGTGTGACATACAGGTGCAGCGACGGCCAATGGAATGTGTTTCATCCAAGTGGACTGGGCCTAGTGGGGAGAGTTGTTCCTGGGCTCTTTCTCTGGCCTGGGGGCCTTATCATATTTGCAATGTGAGTTTGTGAATTACTGCTATTAGAAAAATGTAGGTGGCAAACTTGGATGATTAttaggacatctacagcactgggtgtcacaggaaggccaagaagattaTGAAGGACCTCAGCCACAGCTTGATcacccactaccatccagaaggtgaggtcagtggAGGTGGATCAAAgttgggaccaagagactgaagaacagcttctatctcaatgccACCAGCCTGCCTCCgctcagtaccctgccctgaactttagtcactgtcactagcccactaccaaccctgcaccttagagggtgctgccctatgtacatagccaTGGGACATTGGTTACTTTAATACTGTTTttttatgtatatactgtattctagtcaaggcctaccCTATTAACTATTGC is a genomic window containing:
- the LOC110507182 gene encoding thiamine transporter 2-like, yielding MGSWAKLKSTGWVFPTAVLSLYGFFANCRPAEPFLTPYLIGPYKNISEEVVTNYLFPIWTYSYLVVLFPVFLLTDFLRYKPVIVVQGLFLVTNYVLLCFAPGLTAMTFLQFNYAVVTSTEVAYFSYIYSVIPPERYQRATGYLRSAMLTGSTLGATIGQMLVSLAGLDYFYLNAISLGILSIAFLISIWLPMPQQGMFFRGEKAALGLRTKGQVEEEASAVEEVQDAEEAVEDGAGSGRTQGAGSSTGWCSLHNVVYAGRLLWSSFRESYSSRKLVYWSLWWALATAGYGQVFNYIQLMWDHIEPSSTSSVYNGGVEAICAVVGAAAAFCVGHVKVTWDVWGELSLGVFSAVGAGAVFLIGLTSNIWASYAGYVIFKASYMLLITITTFQIASNLSMACFALTFGVNTFVALLLQTILTAIVVDETALGLDIITQFIIYGSYYAAISVLFLIRGMYTACAHHCRPKQAMDQEQKEDPKVEMPSSDQFCSDHRQSSIRD